Part of the Neisseria brasiliensis genome is shown below.
CACCGTGGTCGGCATTTCGCGCGACGGTGTGAAAGCGCACCAAAATTTCTGCGCCAAACAAGGCTTTCAATTTGAGCTCTTGAGCGACAAAGACGAAACCGTGTGCAAAATGTTTGACGTCATCAAGCTGAAAAAGCTTTACGGCAAAGAATCGTTGGGCATCGAGCGCAGCACCTTTGTGTTGAACAAGTCTGGCGAAATCGAACACGAATGGCGCAAGGTCAAAGTGGCCGGACATGCGCAAGAAGTGTTGGAAACG
Proteins encoded:
- a CDS encoding peroxiredoxin, yielding MSTYEFTLPSSSGEDFHSAEHLPLIVYFYPKDSTPGCTTEGLDFNARLEQFKALGYTVVGISRDGVKAHQNFCAKQGFQFELLSDKDETVCKMFDVIKLKKLYGKESLGIERSTFVLNKSGEIEHEWRKVKVAGHAQEVLETVSEK